The Humulus lupulus chromosome 3, drHumLupu1.1, whole genome shotgun sequence genome window below encodes:
- the LOC133821309 gene encoding uncharacterized protein LOC133821309, with protein sequence MKIIKGYVRNRSRPEGCIVECYIAEEAVEFCSEYLTGVQRIGLNDVENVEIQSRRGSVVCTVNRDILDEAHRLVLQNINEIQPYIEEHFNWIKTKFPSKSRNSKWLQDEHYRTFSSWIEQKVN encoded by the exons atgaagattattaaggggtatgttaggaatagaagtcggccagaaggatgcatcgtcgaatgctatattgcagaagaggcagttgaattttgttctgaatacctGACTGGTGTACAAagaattgggttaaatgatgttgaaaatgttgagattcagagtcgtcgtggtagcgttgtatgcacagtaaatcgagatatactagatgaagcgcatcgtcttgtgttgcagaatataaatgaaattcaaccttatatcga ggaacattttaattggataaagaccaaatttccatccaagtcaaggaactcaaaatggttacaagacgaacattatcgaacttttagtagttggatagaacaaaaggtaaattga